CCAACCCTTTGCACATCACCTCCAACGACTGTGTCTCGGGGCGATAACGCCAGATCCCACCGCCGTTGAGATGCCGCGTTCCGAAAGGAGTTTCGACATGGCTGTGGATGTAGATCGATTGGTTCATGTAAAGGCAACCATCGGGGCCCCACCGCAGCGTGTGCAGCAGATGGTGCGTGTCTTCGGTGCCAAAACCACTCAACACGACTCGACGCTGATCGGCGCGACCGTCCCCATCGGTGTCGCTCAAATGAATCAGTTCGGTGCTGTTGGCAACATACGCCCCGCCATCGCCTGGCAGGATACCGGTCGGAATCAAAAGATCGTCGGCGAACACGTCGCTGCGATCGGCGACACCATCGCCGGTCGTGTCTTGCAAAACGATGATCTTGTCGGTCGCCGCGGCGCCGGGTTCGATCTGCGGATAGACTTCGCTGCTGGCGACCCACAATCGACCGTCGCTGTCGAAGTTCATCTGGATCGGTTTCTTGATCATCGGATCCGACGCAAACAGATTGATCTCGATCTGCGGATCCAATCGCATCGCCGCCATCTCGGCTTGCGGATCGGGATCGGGAATATCGGTCAAATCTCGCTGAGCCCATAGAATGGTGGCGGGCATCGCAAGCAACAGCTGCACAAAGACCAAGGAATGGTTGCGGATCACAGAGAGCTTTCCTATCAGTAAAGGTAGGCGGATGGGGTTGGGGGGATTGGGCGATCGTCGATTATAAATCAAATCGGGTTTGCGTGTTGTCGCCCCAAGCACTGTTTGACCCAGCATGTCTGGGCGCTTAGCATTAGAAAAGACCAAGGAATCTTATCGATAACTTCAGGATGCGACCTAAGGCAGGAACCAAACTTATGAAACAACGTCCTCATGCTGTCAGCCTTGCCAGCGATGCCACCGTGGCAAAGAAAATTGGGTTGCGTTTCTTTTTAGTTCTCTGTGGCATCGCGGCGATGTCGGTTGTCGCCATGGGACAAGGTCCGGCCTTTGATCCGCTGGCCCCCGGTGGCGTCGCTCCCACCCAACCACGACCTCGCGCGGCGGCTCCCCGGCCGACACAACCCGCCCCGACGGCTCGCCCGGTCACAACATCGACTCCACCAAAAACGACGCGTCCCAACAATGCGCCCAAAAAGAAGATCCCCGAGGAACTTAAACCGCGTCTGGAAAAGGTCACAACCAAAGATGGCGTCCAGCTGCAGATCGGATACTTCCCATCGGATCAAGGCAAGAAAGCGGCGACCGTGCTGTTGGTTCACGAATGGTCGGGGCAAACCAGCCCTTACGTCCCGTTGGCCTTTAAACTGCAAGCCGAAGGCTGTGCGGTCGCGTTGTTGGACATTCGTGGCCACGGCCGCAGCCGCGTGATCGGCCCCGATGGCAAACCGATCGAAGTCGAACGAGCGACCAAGCGCGACATGGAAGCGGTGGTTGCGTTGGACATGGAAGCTGCGAAAAAGTTTCTTCGCGCCGAAAACGACGAGGAAAAACTGAACCTCAACGCGCTGGCCGTGATCGGAATCGAAGAGGGTGCGATCCTGGCGATGAACTGGGCGATGATGGATTGGAACTGGCCATCGATCGGCAGCAAGAAACAGGGACAAGACGTCAAGGCGTTGGTCCTCGTTTCACCACTGAAATCGGTCAACGGTGTCAGCGGCGACTTTGCCACGCGACACCCCGCAGTCAGCCGGATGCCCGTGATGATCGTCTCGGGAAGCTCGATCAGCGAGAATTCCGAAGCGAATCGTTTGGCGAAACTGTTTGAACGAGCCCGAGTGTCGGGCAAGTACAACAACGCTCAGCCTCTGCCCGTCAAAGCGATGCGGGTCCGAGCCAACCTATCCGGTGCGAACCTCGTCCTGCGTGGCCCCGACGTTCTCGACAGCATCGCCAGCTTTATAAAGCAGAACGTCGTCGACAACATGGATGTCTTGCCATGGGTTCAACGCAGCGACGATTGAACCACTTGCTTCGCGTCGGGGGCTGAATCGATCGACGCTTCTCGGATGACAGGTTTGGTCGAATCAGCTGAGAACCGTCACTCGGTGGCTGCCAGATTCCCAATCGGAGGCGATCACCAATCGGCGGGTTCCGCCGTCTTGCCCGGACGAACGACATCGGTTGCCAAACCAACGATTTCCATCATCCGGATCACCGACCACGCCATGTCGTATTCCCACCAGCGATGACCATGCATCGCAGCTCGTGGACTGGCGTGGTGGTTGTTGTGCCAGCCTTCCCCGTGGGTCAGTATTGCGATCAACCAATGGTTGCGGCTGTCGTCGCGGGTCTCATAGTTGCGGTAACCGATCACGTGGGTCAGCGAATTGACGGCCCAAGTGCCGTGCAAAACAACGACCACACGAACGAAGACTCCCCAGAAAAACCAGCTCAGTCCCAACTGAACCGCTCCAGCGAGCGTGCCGGTCATGTAATAACCGACCGCCGATCCGATCAGATAATACAGCAGCGCATGGGACGCGAAGATCCCAAACCAACGCCATCGCGCTTCCAATTTCAAGTAGAAAGGA
Above is a genomic segment from Rosistilla ulvae containing:
- a CDS encoding alpha/beta hydrolase, with product MKQRPHAVSLASDATVAKKIGLRFFLVLCGIAAMSVVAMGQGPAFDPLAPGGVAPTQPRPRAAAPRPTQPAPTARPVTTSTPPKTTRPNNAPKKKIPEELKPRLEKVTTKDGVQLQIGYFPSDQGKKAATVLLVHEWSGQTSPYVPLAFKLQAEGCAVALLDIRGHGRSRVIGPDGKPIEVERATKRDMEAVVALDMEAAKKFLRAENDEEKLNLNALAVIGIEEGAILAMNWAMMDWNWPSIGSKKQGQDVKALVLVSPLKSVNGVSGDFATRHPAVSRMPVMIVSGSSISENSEANRLAKLFERARVSGKYNNAQPLPVKAMRVRANLSGANLVLRGPDVLDSIASFIKQNVVDNMDVLPWVQRSDD